From Pseudomonas alcaligenes, a single genomic window includes:
- a CDS encoding type 1 glutamine amidotransferase: MTDILILTHVDYCAPGHLASVLEAHQLDYQVLRTDLGELDGYDLDRPRAVAVMGGPMSVNDDLPWIGAEIAALQHFIHRDIPVIGHCLGGQLIARALGAAVHRMPYTEVGWQPLVRRDVGSPWLAHLPREFPVYQWHSDTFDLPPGAEWLLSSPWCPNQAFAWGDKVLALQGHPEVTEGLVRWWLQDWAHLLDETQASQQGLRQMLTDLPERIESLNKVAEGFYRHWLNLAFGERAVAQAV, encoded by the coding sequence ATGACCGACATTCTAATTCTAACTCACGTCGATTATTGTGCTCCGGGCCATCTGGCATCAGTGCTGGAGGCCCATCAACTGGATTACCAAGTGCTGCGCACCGACCTTGGTGAGCTGGACGGCTACGACCTGGATCGTCCCCGCGCGGTGGCGGTGATGGGCGGGCCGATGAGCGTCAACGACGACCTGCCCTGGATCGGGGCAGAAATCGCCGCGCTGCAGCACTTCATCCACCGCGACATTCCCGTTATCGGCCATTGCCTGGGTGGTCAGCTGATCGCCCGCGCGCTGGGCGCCGCGGTGCATCGCATGCCCTACACCGAAGTGGGCTGGCAGCCGCTGGTGCGGCGCGATGTCGGCAGCCCCTGGCTGGCGCACCTGCCGCGCGAGTTCCCTGTCTACCAGTGGCACAGCGATACCTTCGACCTGCCGCCCGGCGCCGAGTGGCTGCTGTCCAGCCCCTGGTGTCCGAACCAGGCTTTTGCCTGGGGCGACAAGGTGCTGGCCCTGCAGGGCCATCCGGAAGTCACCGAGGGCCTGGTGCGCTGGTGGCTGCAGGACTGGGCGCATCTGCTCGACGAGACCCAGGCCAGTCAGCAGGGGCTGCGGCAGATGCTCACCGACCTGCCGGAGCGGATCGAGTCGCTGAACAAGGTAGCCGAGGGCTTCTACCGCCACTGGCTGAATCTGGCCTTTGGCGAGCGGGCGGTGGCCCAGGCGGTCTAG
- a CDS encoding transglutaminase family protein: protein MRLSIRHDTTYNYDDQVRASIQYLRLTPQESARQRVISWQLDLPRPVRAQRDPYGNILHVLTLDEPHEALVIGARGQVEIDEHCESERDSRSALPYLRFTRLTQPDDALRDFAQSSSGGRCDRDGLVGLMHELHVQMPYTPGATQVDSTAAEAFAGRAGVCQDHTHAFLACTRSLGVPARYVSGYLYTEDSGHLASHAWAEAWLGDAWYSFDVTNELAKPERHLKLAVGLDYLDACPVRGMRRGGGGEQMHARVNVAALMQTQQQQ, encoded by the coding sequence ATGAGACTCTCGATCCGCCATGACACCACCTACAACTACGACGACCAAGTGCGCGCGAGCATCCAGTACCTGCGCCTGACCCCGCAGGAGAGTGCGCGCCAGCGGGTGATCAGCTGGCAGCTCGACCTGCCGCGGCCGGTGCGCGCCCAGCGCGACCCCTACGGCAACATCCTGCATGTGCTGACCCTCGACGAGCCGCACGAAGCGCTGGTGATCGGCGCCCGTGGCCAGGTGGAAATCGACGAGCACTGCGAGTCCGAGCGCGACAGCCGTTCGGCCCTGCCGTACCTGCGCTTCACCCGCCTGACCCAGCCCGACGACGCCCTGCGCGACTTCGCCCAGAGCAGCAGCGGCGGGCGCTGCGACCGCGATGGCCTGGTCGGCCTGATGCACGAGCTGCATGTGCAGATGCCTTATACGCCGGGCGCGACCCAGGTCGACAGCACGGCCGCCGAGGCCTTCGCCGGGCGTGCCGGAGTCTGCCAGGATCACACCCACGCCTTCCTGGCCTGCACCCGCAGCCTGGGCGTACCGGCGCGCTATGTGTCCGGCTACCTGTACACCGAGGACAGTGGTCACCTGGCCAGCCACGCCTGGGCCGAGGCCTGGCTGGGCGATGCCTGGTACAGCTTCGATGTGACCAACGAACTGGCCAAGCCCGAGCGTCACCTCAAACTGGCGGTCGGCCTCGACTACCTGGATGCCTGCCCGGTACGCGGCATGCGTCGGGGCGGTGGCGGTGAGCAGATGCATGCGCGGGTCAATGTGGCGGCGTTGATGCAGACTCAACAGCAGCAGTGA
- a CDS encoding NIPSNAP family protein: MVTCYLRYVLNPQKLKEFEHYGKLWIRLVEKFGGKHHGYFLPSEGANNIGLAMFTFPSLAEYEQYRNKSMADPECIAAFKYAEDTQCIISYERSFFRPVFTA; the protein is encoded by the coding sequence GTGGTTACCTGCTACCTCAGATATGTCCTCAACCCGCAGAAGCTCAAAGAATTCGAGCACTACGGCAAGCTCTGGATTCGGCTGGTCGAGAAATTCGGCGGCAAACACCACGGCTATTTCCTGCCATCGGAAGGCGCCAACAACATCGGCCTCGCCATGTTCACCTTCCCCAGCCTGGCCGAGTACGAACAGTATCGAAACAAGTCCATGGCCGACCCTGAATGCATTGCCGCGTTCAAGTATGCAGAGGACACCCAATGCATCATCAGCTATGAGCGCTCCTTCTTCCGGCCGGTATTCACGGCCTGA
- a CDS encoding circularly permuted type 2 ATP-grasp protein, protein MSRTFYDEMYDASGAVRPHYREFARWLADTPAELQAQRRREADLLFHRAGITFTLYGDEQGTERLIPFDTIPRSIPASEWRIVEAGCIQRVKALNMFLADLYHDQRILKAGIIPAEQVLANEGYQLAMQGLDLHRDIYAHIAGVDLVRDGDGSFYVLEDNLRTPSGVSYMLEDRKMMMRLFPELFAMQRVAPIDHYPSLLLDTLKSSSPLDNPAVVVLTPGRFNSAYFEHAFLAREMGVELVEGADLFVRDDRVFMRTTSGPQPVDVIYRRLDDAFLDPLAFNPDSMLGVPGLLAAYRSGNVVLANAVGTGVADDKSIYPYVTDMIRFYLDEEPILKNVPTWQCRKPEELSHVLAHLPELVVKETQGSGGYGMLVGPAATAAEIESFRARLKARPEAYIAQPTLSLSTCPTFVESGIAPRHIDLRPFVLSGRETRLVPGGLTRVALREGSLVVNSSQGGGTKDTWVVED, encoded by the coding sequence ATGTCCCGCACCTTTTATGACGAGATGTACGACGCGAGCGGCGCAGTCCGCCCGCACTACCGGGAATTCGCCCGCTGGCTGGCGGATACCCCGGCTGAGTTGCAGGCCCAGCGCCGCCGCGAAGCCGACCTGCTGTTCCACCGCGCCGGTATCACCTTCACCCTCTACGGGGACGAGCAGGGCACTGAGCGCCTGATCCCCTTCGACACCATCCCGCGCAGCATCCCCGCCAGCGAGTGGCGCATCGTCGAGGCCGGCTGCATCCAGCGGGTCAAGGCGCTGAACATGTTCCTCGCCGACCTCTATCACGACCAGCGCATCCTCAAGGCCGGCATCATTCCGGCCGAGCAGGTGCTGGCCAACGAGGGCTACCAGCTGGCCATGCAGGGGCTCGACCTGCACCGCGACATCTACGCGCATATCGCCGGCGTCGACCTGGTGCGCGACGGCGACGGCAGCTTCTACGTGCTGGAAGACAACCTGCGTACCCCGAGCGGCGTCAGCTACATGCTGGAAGACCGCAAGATGATGATGCGCCTGTTCCCCGAGCTGTTCGCCATGCAGCGGGTGGCGCCGATCGACCATTACCCGAGCCTGCTGCTCGACACCCTGAAAAGCTCCAGCCCGCTGGACAACCCGGCGGTGGTGGTGCTCACCCCCGGGCGCTTCAACAGCGCCTACTTCGAGCATGCCTTCCTCGCCCGCGAGATGGGCGTGGAGCTGGTCGAGGGCGCCGACCTGTTCGTGCGTGACGACCGGGTGTTCATGCGCACCACCTCCGGCCCGCAGCCGGTGGACGTGATCTACCGCCGCCTGGACGACGCCTTCCTCGACCCGCTGGCCTTCAACCCGGATTCCATGCTCGGCGTGCCCGGCCTGCTGGCGGCCTACCGCAGCGGCAACGTGGTGCTGGCCAACGCCGTGGGCACCGGGGTGGCGGATGACAAGTCGATCTACCCCTATGTCACCGACATGATCCGCTTCTACCTGGACGAGGAACCGATCCTGAAGAACGTGCCCACCTGGCAGTGCCGCAAGCCCGAGGAGCTGTCCCACGTGCTGGCCCACCTGCCCGAACTGGTGGTCAAGGAAACCCAGGGCTCCGGCGGCTACGGCATGCTGGTCGGCCCGGCCGCCACCGCCGCCGAGATCGAGAGCTTCCGCGCCCGTCTCAAGGCGCGCCCGGAGGCCTATATCGCCCAGCCCACCCTGAGCCTGTCGACCTGCCCGACCTTCGTCGAGAGTGGCATCGCCCCGCGCCATATCGACCTGCGCCCGTTCGTGCTGTCTGGCCGCGAGACCCGTCTGGTGCCCGGCGGCCTGACCCGCGTGGCACTGCGCGAGGGCTCGCTGGTGGTCAACTCGTCCCAGGGCGGCGGCACCAAGGACACCTGGGTGGTCGAGGACTAA
- a CDS encoding alpha-E domain-containing protein, which translates to MLSRTASDLYWMSRYLERAENLARMLDVSYSLSLMPQDGRGDGLEELAMPLLITGTMDDYLERHGLLHAERMLHFFALDADNPASIYCCLQGARSNAHAVRGRITADMWENINATWLEMRGIAAEGLGRYGISRFCEWVKERSHLFRGATFGTIMRGEAYRFIRLGTFIERADNTLRLLDARYEMLGEEAEAVSDTSARGYYQWSALLRALSSFEAFTEIYRGSPRTHKIAELLLLRPEVPRSLRACMEELNLMLAGLPGDNGRPAQRLAAELDARLRYTSIDEVLDEGLHTWLTDFILLVRQLGSSIHTSYLEVV; encoded by the coding sequence ATGCTTTCGAGAACTGCCTCCGATCTGTACTGGATGTCGCGCTACCTGGAGCGTGCCGAGAACCTCGCACGCATGCTCGACGTCAGCTATTCGCTGTCGCTGATGCCGCAGGACGGCCGCGGCGATGGCCTGGAAGAACTGGCCATGCCGCTGCTGATCACCGGCACCATGGACGACTACCTGGAGCGCCACGGCCTGCTGCACGCCGAGCGCATGCTGCACTTCTTCGCCCTCGATGCGGACAACCCGGCGAGCATCTACTGCTGCCTGCAGGGCGCGCGCAGCAACGCCCATGCCGTGCGCGGGCGGATCACTGCGGACATGTGGGAGAACATCAACGCCACCTGGCTGGAGATGCGCGGCATCGCCGCCGAGGGCCTCGGGCGCTACGGCATCAGCCGCTTCTGCGAGTGGGTCAAGGAGCGCTCGCACCTGTTCCGCGGTGCCACCTTCGGCACCATCATGCGTGGCGAGGCCTACCGCTTCATCCGCCTCGGCACCTTCATCGAGCGCGCCGACAACACCCTGCGCCTGCTTGATGCGCGCTACGAAATGCTCGGCGAGGAAGCCGAGGCGGTCAGCGACACCTCGGCCCGCGGCTACTACCAGTGGAGTGCACTGCTGCGCGCACTGTCCTCCTTCGAGGCCTTTACCGAGATCTACCGCGGCTCGCCGCGTACCCACAAGATCGCCGAGCTGTTGTTGCTGCGTCCCGAAGTGCCGCGCTCCCTGCGCGCCTGCATGGAAGAACTCAACCTGATGCTCGCCGGCCTGCCCGGCGACAACGGCCGTCCGGCCCAGCGCCTGGCCGCCGAGCTGGACGCACGCCTGCGCTACACCAGCATCGACGAGGTGCTCGACGAAGGCCTGCATACCTGGCTCACCGATTTCATCCTGCTCGTCCGGCAGTTGGGCAGCTCCATTCACACGTCCTATCTGGAGGTCGTATGA
- a CDS encoding glutathione S-transferase family protein yields MTITITAFERSPDGGKGLARDTRVRWALEEVGQPYEVRLVSFQAMKEPAHLTLHPFGQIPTYEEGELALFETGAIVFHIAERHAGLLPDEANARARAITWIFAALNTVEPPILELANAKLLESDKPWSKERLPVVADRVRARLDQLSRRLDDADWLDGGFSAGDLMMVSVLLRLKPSGILDEYPSLAAYVARGEARPAYKRAFAAQLAVNTNKEN; encoded by the coding sequence ATGACTATCACCATTACCGCCTTTGAACGCTCACCTGACGGCGGCAAAGGGCTGGCGCGGGATACGCGCGTGCGCTGGGCGCTTGAGGAGGTGGGTCAGCCTTATGAGGTTCGTCTGGTTTCGTTCCAGGCAATGAAGGAGCCAGCGCATCTGACGCTTCACCCTTTCGGCCAGATTCCGACTTATGAGGAAGGCGAGCTTGCTCTGTTCGAAACCGGGGCGATCGTGTTCCATATCGCCGAACGCCATGCGGGCCTGCTGCCGGACGAGGCCAATGCCCGGGCACGGGCGATCACCTGGATATTTGCCGCGCTCAACACGGTGGAGCCGCCGATCCTTGAGCTCGCTAACGCCAAGCTGCTGGAGAGCGACAAGCCTTGGAGCAAGGAACGCCTGCCAGTGGTCGCGGATCGCGTTCGCGCCAGGCTGGATCAGCTTTCCCGGCGCCTGGATGATGCCGACTGGCTCGATGGAGGGTTCAGCGCAGGTGACCTGATGATGGTCTCGGTGCTGCTCCGTCTGAAACCATCAGGCATTCTCGACGAGTACCCGAGTCTGGCCGCCTACGTAGCACGTGGCGAAGCACGGCCCGCCTACAAGCGGGCTTTCGCCGCTCAACTGGCGGTCAATACCAACAAGGAGAACTAA